A single window of Flavobacteriales bacterium DNA harbors:
- a CDS encoding SDR family oxidoreductase, producing DIRDKEKMNQIFLEEKPNIIVHLAAIVGDPACKALPLEAESTNDKASVYLLQLANRYNVEQFIFSSTCSNYGKTNDDEIVHEDSLLNPVSLYAESKVNFEKLLLANSNTSLNTCVLRFATVFGISPRMRFDLTINEFTRDLHLGKELHIYGPQFWRPYCHVQDLARSISLIIESDRNKTNRRVFNVGSNKENFQKAQLAEKLKHVIPNCQIAFVDKEKDPRSYQVCFDRITNELGYTITKNVDQGIEEIKNMLANKEITDPFHEKHRNT from the coding sequence CGACATTAGAGACAAAGAGAAAATGAATCAAATATTTCTAGAGGAAAAGCCCAATATCATAGTTCATTTAGCCGCTATTGTCGGAGACCCTGCCTGTAAGGCGCTTCCCCTTGAAGCCGAATCTACAAACGATAAAGCTTCGGTATACCTTCTTCAGCTCGCCAATCGATACAATGTGGAACAATTTATTTTTTCTTCTACCTGTAGCAATTATGGAAAAACGAACGACGATGAGATAGTTCATGAAGACTCGCTTCTTAATCCAGTTTCTTTGTATGCCGAATCGAAAGTAAATTTCGAAAAGCTGCTTTTAGCCAATAGTAACACCTCACTGAATACTTGCGTTCTTCGATTCGCTACTGTATTTGGCATCTCTCCGAGAATGCGATTCGATCTCACAATTAATGAATTCACACGAGATTTACACTTAGGGAAGGAGCTGCATATTTATGGTCCACAGTTTTGGCGACCATATTGCCATGTGCAAGATCTTGCTCGGAGCATTTCCCTCATTATAGAAAGTGACCGTAATAAAACCAATAGAAGAGTTTTTAATGTTGGTAGTAACAAAGAGAACTTTCAAAAAGCACAACTCGCGGAAAAACTAAAACATGTTATTCCAAACTGCCAAATAGCATTCGTTGATAAAGAAAAAGATCCTAGAAGCTATCAGGTTTGTTTCGACCGTATTACAAATGAACTCGGCTATACGATCACTAAAAACGTCGATCAAGGCATTGAAGAGATTAAAAATATGTTAGCTAATAAAGAAATCACCGATCCGTTTCACGAAAAGCACAGAAACACTTGA
- a CDS encoding FkbM family methyltransferase: protein MTRQGNLIYDVGMHKGEDTAYYLKKGFNVISFEADPDLANACRDKFASEIDQGKLTIVEGAIVTIKEGDDANEKIKFYKNSKQSVWGTVVDDWAERNEQFGSGSTIIEVQKINFADCVRKYGVPHYLKIDIEGMDTVCLHALLEFDEKPAYISIESEKLNFDQLVKEFDLFSELGYSNFQNVNQALISKQQEPNPSEEGHYIGETFISGSTGLFGKDLSDAWISREQSIEGYKKIFDGYKNFGDKSPFRNTYIGKKIVRYMNKHWGFPGWFDTHAKHNSIK, encoded by the coding sequence ATGACAAGACAAGGCAATTTGATTTACGACGTAGGTATGCACAAGGGTGAGGATACTGCGTATTATCTAAAAAAAGGCTTTAATGTTATTTCTTTTGAAGCAGATCCAGACCTAGCTAACGCATGTCGAGATAAGTTCGCCAGCGAAATAGACCAAGGGAAACTTACTATTGTAGAAGGTGCAATCGTAACTATTAAAGAGGGTGACGATGCCAATGAAAAGATAAAATTTTACAAAAACAGCAAACAGTCTGTATGGGGAACAGTGGTAGATGACTGGGCTGAGCGCAATGAACAATTTGGTTCAGGGAGCACTATTATTGAAGTTCAGAAAATAAACTTTGCCGATTGTGTGCGGAAATATGGAGTACCTCACTACTTAAAAATAGACATCGAAGGAATGGATACTGTGTGCTTGCACGCACTCCTGGAGTTTGATGAGAAACCAGCCTATATCTCTATCGAGTCGGAAAAACTAAACTTCGATCAGCTTGTTAAGGAATTTGATTTATTCTCAGAACTCGGATATTCTAACTTTCAAAACGTAAACCAAGCATTAATCTCGAAACAGCAAGAACCTAATCCGTCTGAAGAAGGCCACTACATAGGAGAAACATTCATTTCAGGAAGCACAGGCTTGTTTGGAAAGGACCTATCCGACGCTTGGATTTCAAGAGAACAGTCAATCGAGGGTTATAAAAAAATATTCGACGGTTATAAAAACTTTGGAGACAAAAGCCCTTTCAGGAATACATATATCGGCAAAAAAATAGTTCGATATATGAATAAACACTGGGGATTCCCTGGGTGGTTTGACACCCATGCTAAACACAACTCTATAAAATAA
- a CDS encoding LegC family aminotransferase → MPNAIISAIKELYPSKSIIPLHEPLIGKAEKDNVTKCLESTFISNSGEYIDLFEKKIKELSGAKYALAVNSGTSALHLSLAGLNIKPGDEVITQSFSFVATANAISYHGATPIFMDIDDQTLGMAPNNLFNFLNEMVDVKDGIPFNIETGKNIAACIPVHTLGHPCEIEDILAICEEVNLPVLEDAAAAFGSTFNNQQVGTFGKAGAFSFNGNKLFTTGGGGAIVTDDEELYNTISHLAKVAKVEDSINLLHDKIGYNCKISNLHAAVGCAQLDRFNEFLENKRNLASEYTNSFSDLEAELIQEPINCKSNYWMNALLFKNTSSKEVFIRESQKEGILAKAAWTPLPELEMYKSCLCDDLEVTNDLVNRMAFIPSSLLLE, encoded by the coding sequence ATGCCAAATGCGATAATAAGTGCAATTAAAGAGCTCTATCCTTCTAAGAGTATTATTCCTCTACATGAACCTCTTATAGGTAAAGCTGAAAAAGACAATGTTACGAAATGTTTAGAGTCTACATTTATTTCTAATTCGGGCGAGTATATCGATCTATTTGAGAAGAAAATAAAGGAACTGAGTGGTGCTAAATATGCATTAGCAGTAAATAGTGGCACTAGTGCATTGCATCTTTCGTTAGCTGGACTTAATATTAAACCTGGCGATGAGGTAATAACACAGTCCTTTAGTTTCGTTGCAACAGCAAATGCTATTTCATATCATGGAGCGACTCCCATATTTATGGATATTGATGACCAGACACTCGGAATGGCTCCCAACAACCTTTTCAATTTTCTAAATGAAATGGTTGATGTAAAGGATGGAATTCCATTTAACATAGAAACAGGTAAAAACATTGCCGCTTGTATTCCAGTACATACACTTGGTCACCCTTGCGAAATAGAAGACATCCTAGCCATTTGTGAAGAAGTAAATCTACCCGTATTAGAGGATGCTGCAGCCGCATTTGGCTCTACATTTAACAACCAACAAGTAGGTACGTTTGGAAAAGCAGGTGCATTCAGTTTTAATGGGAATAAATTATTTACTACCGGAGGAGGTGGCGCCATAGTAACAGACGATGAAGAATTATATAATACGATTTCTCATTTAGCGAAAGTTGCCAAGGTTGAAGATTCTATTAATTTATTGCACGATAAAATCGGGTACAACTGCAAGATATCGAATTTGCATGCTGCTGTTGGCTGTGCACAATTAGACCGTTTTAATGAATTTCTCGAAAACAAAAGAAATTTAGCGTCGGAATACACAAATTCATTTTCGGATTTGGAGGCAGAGCTGATACAAGAGCCTATCAACTGCAAATCCAATTACTGGATGAATGCTCTGCTATTTAAGAATACATCTAGTAAAGAAGTATTTATACGAGAATCTCAAAAGGAAGGAATACTTGCCAAAGCGGCTTGGACTCCCCTGCCTGAACTCGAGATGTACAAGAGTTGTCTTTGTGATGATCTTGAAGTGACGAATGACCTTGTGAATAGAATGGCTTTTATTCCAAGTAGTCTACTACTAGAATAA
- a CDS encoding glycosyltransferase family 4 protein, which yields MKILLLNNRYPTEKDPQIASYIKRIEGCLSDSGSTVQLLVSTINKTKGVMKIIDAFTYLLRLATFRDYQKYDVVYINHFNLLYSGLQRKTRKMRKVVIHWHGSELRNNVASLKRMNEGMKKAIRADFIHIAPSEYIKRGMMENFLIKHERIIISPSGGVDTEWYNVEKKILAGEVHLGFASSLIAEKGIELILAFLDLIPEIEQDMGMKIKLHVINYGFEKDRYLPRLRASKKVVVHKPFEGESMKEYYEQIHILLFPSHSESLGLVALEAMSCNIPVVGSNVTAIPEYVIPGQTGELLNDISNAKELRDKVHRCISNYSNYNTRTLVEDLYSRISVVKLYKELF from the coding sequence ATGAAAATTCTATTATTGAATAATAGGTATCCCACAGAAAAAGATCCTCAGATTGCTTCTTATATCAAGAGAATTGAAGGTTGTTTGTCGGATAGTGGCAGCACTGTTCAGCTTCTTGTTAGCACCATAAATAAGACAAAGGGCGTGATGAAAATTATCGATGCCTTTACTTACCTCTTGCGCCTTGCCACCTTTCGGGATTATCAAAAGTATGATGTCGTATATATAAATCATTTTAATCTTTTGTATTCGGGCTTACAAAGGAAGACTCGTAAAATGAGAAAGGTTGTGATTCATTGGCATGGCAGTGAACTTCGAAATAATGTTGCTAGTCTGAAACGGATGAATGAAGGTATGAAGAAGGCTATTAGAGCTGATTTTATTCACATAGCTCCTTCCGAATATATTAAAAGGGGGATGATGGAGAATTTCTTAATTAAACACGAAAGAATAATTATTAGTCCGAGTGGAGGTGTCGACACCGAATGGTATAATGTAGAAAAAAAAATACTAGCTGGTGAGGTGCACTTAGGTTTTGCATCGTCATTAATTGCTGAAAAAGGCATTGAATTGATTTTGGCTTTCTTAGACTTAATTCCAGAAATAGAGCAGGATATGGGAATGAAGATTAAACTTCATGTAATAAATTATGGTTTCGAAAAAGACCGGTATCTGCCAAGACTAAGGGCTAGTAAGAAAGTAGTAGTGCATAAACCTTTTGAGGGGGAATCGATGAAAGAGTATTACGAACAAATACATATCCTCTTGTTTCCAAGTCATTCAGAAAGCCTTGGTTTGGTTGCTTTAGAAGCAATGAGTTGTAATATTCCAGTTGTTGGTAGCAACGTAACAGCAATCCCTGAATATGTGATTCCTGGTCAAACAGGAGAACTATTGAATGACATTTCTAATGCGAAAGAGTTAAGAGATAAAGTGCATCGATGTATTTCTAATTATTCTAATTATAATACGCGCACCCTGGTAGAGGATCTCTATTCTAGAATTAGTGTTGTTAAACTGTATAAGGAGTTATTCTAG